The window CTGTGccgaaaaaaataaagcaaaaaggaaaaaaagataattatatTCTAGAAAAGGCACCTAAGATGCCAAGTTCTTCACAGGAAACTCCAAATGAAGTTTCTAAAGTCATTACACTTCaggtgaattttttttcttgtctgtccCACTGCATCTCAACCTAGAATCAAACAAATCTGCTTTCAATAATGACTGTGAAGATTTCGTGGAAACTGGTGCTAGTACAGTAAAAAAAGTAACGCCCAAGGAACAAACGTCAAACCTAAAACTCGGCGCCTGGTAGTTGTCAAGCTATGAGATCGCATTAGAAGATTTACATAGCATGACAATTCTAAAATTAACATAGAATAATCGGTGTAAGTCCAGCTACAGAAgaacattttattctggttACTAAATTAAGatagaaaaaggaagaacaaaagctGGCTCTGCCTGGAAATACAGCCTGTAGGGATTTTCCCCCCACGTGATCCctttttatcattaaaaattaagGTATATGAAGGACATTTTATAAATCATACGTGTAACGAGAGGTCTAAAGTgactaaaataaaatcagaggtACAACAAATATATAAGATGACTTATCACATATTTGCTCTGTCAACTGAATCAAGGAGATTATCTCGTTTAATCTGCCTGGCTACAGCCCGCTCCGCTTCACGGCAAGGAAATCCGACCCCTCGGCGGAGCTGATCTGCAGATATTGACATTTCAAACGCTGCGGTTCAACCAGAACGACGCGACGCGGGGTCACTGCCACCGTCACACGCAATAAAGAGCATCCCGAAAAATCCAGAGTGGGAAGGGGTTTGTTTCTTATTCGAGACAATAAGAGTCAAATAGGTGAAGGGTttgctgctggggatggggtTTGATGCAAATGAGCAGAAAGGAAGTTGTCAGCAGCATCGCGCTCTGGCCGGTGCTGGGAAAGCTCCATCTTCGCTGTGCCACGGGCTGCACTGAAAAAAGGGACCAGCGCAGCGCTCGTCAGCATCCTTTCAGACCCCAGGTAGGTGTGCAGCGTTTTATACCCTTGTCTTAAGGTTTATCTTGACTACTGGGAGAAAATACGCCAGTAACCTACGAGCCTGTGAAAAGCTGCTTAGAATCAGGATGATTTTCCCGGCGGTTCCGCAGGGTTTTGTGCCGCTGGAGGCAGGGGGAGCTTGTCTTGCGCTGTCAGACAAGCACTTTCACCATCTGTGCGCTAATGGAAAACTGATGACCGCTCCATCTTACCGAAAAGCTAATGCACCCAGCCGAGATTCAGCAAACAAAATGGGTTTTGATGCTAACTGGGGAGGCAGCTCGTTTCCTGCAGCCTCACATTCCTTGCAATTGTTTCTATatgtttttacagaaatgacagtgaaaggcttttccttaaaacaaaGGCAGCTAAACCTGGAATTTAAGAACTGCATCTCCTGAGCGGGTATTCCGTAAACTGTATCAATTAAGCTGCCTAAAAGACATCTACATTCATTGACACACTAGAAACCCCTGCTAGGATTTTTTTATGTCAGGGTAGGAAGAAAATCCCATCGCATATTATTGTCCTTGCAAATACCGGGGCAGTGATGGATGCAATACAAACAGAGGGGTTAGAATCCATGGGAGATGTGGACATGCTGTTAACCCAGGATGTCTATTCAGGGGTTTCTTAAACAGGACTTCCTCGGTACTGCATCAAAATGATTTTTGCCAGTCATTTCCCTCTGCTCTGTGAATATGACAGCAAATaaagctgctcttctgcagtgtCTAAAGATGAcgatattttaaattaataccTAATACAGATTTACAGAAgccattttcattaaatatttaactcATTGCATTTTGGATACGTACAAGAGCTGAACCGCATACAAATCAGACTGGCTTACAATACCAATTTAAATTGTGCTGTTAGGAAATAAGTAAAATTGAAAGATGAAACCAGACCATCTTTGACTGCTTAGGCTGAGCTTATTATTGCTGTGTTAATTCTGAAGGCTTGGCAACGGCTACTTGAGTCTTGTATTTTAGTAATTACAGCCACAAGTGGCTGACATTTATCTGCCTGGCCTCATTCAGATCTGAGGAGATCAGTCAAGAAGCACCAACCACCTCCAGCACGGGGCTGAAATTGAGCATCCCTGTGTGCAGAGGAGCTTCCCCAGGCCGTGCAAACCGCTGATGGTTGTTCCCGGCACGGGGCATCGTCCTGGGCTGGCAAAGGGTCCTGGCTACACCGTGCCAACGTGTCCAGTCCAGACGGTGGCCCCAGATCTCCATCGCTTCTAATAACGactaaaatactgaattttgcACCAGCAGAAACAGTTGATTTTTGTACCTGGTGTTGACGGAGCGAGCAAACTTACGTGGAACAGATTCCAAGAAAATCCTCAGTCCTAGAAATCTGTTCTAAAAGCTCAAAACAAACCCCATCTCCTTTCTTCCCTGACGATATTCTCTTGCCATTTAAATCAGACATTTAAATCCTGCTTGTTTTAATTACCCCTCAAAGGGGACTGCAAATCCTTTTATTCAGCCCCCTCTCGCTCTCTCACAGATTTTCAAGTAAGTCTCCCGACCACCCCTTCACAAACCCTCCTGACTTTTAGCCCCGTCCCCTACAAAACAAGTCAGCCGCGTTTCCTTCCCAGACCCTGGCCTAACCAAGCCACGCTCTGAAAGCCAAGACCCAACTCAAGAGTACTTTTAGCTTGGATTTGCTCTGCAAActtttgcttaagaaaaaaaagttcaattAATCTTTGTCTCAGTCATACTTTGTGTATTCAATTACAAATTTGTGTATTGAGTTACAAATTTAACAGAGGAAACAGTAAGTTACTGCAACTCCTCCAACAAATATCTGTATCGAACACTAATGCCAGGTATTTTCCCAAAAACAAAGGCATTCTGTCTCAATTTATATCTATTAAAGACAGAAGGATAAAGAACAAAATGTATACTATTTgaacaataaaaataagacagaaatcGCAAGCTGGTTTGGCTGCATCATCATGGTTTTCATAAtatccttttcaaaaataatgacAGATGCTTCGGCTGCCCTAAGTCACCTGTTTTAGTAGACACCATCATACTTTGACTTGGCCACTTTCCATTTATTCAGGCATTTTGTAGTTTTCATGATCTAAACAGGTTGACCGCAGAATTATTTCTGCGATACACCAGCACTCTCTGTGAACAAAGCTTAACGAACAAAACATCGGCACTGCCCCTTTGTTTTGATTATTGAACGAAATTAAACTCAGTATGGGCAGCCAGGACTATTTTGCAACGAGCATGGCGAAGTTTTCACTTTTTGCTTCAtgttcaaagcaaaaaaaatctgtgaggCATGGAAATAAGAGTCTGGGTTCCTACAAAGTTACCAATCTGTATTACATCCGACTACACACCAAAAGTACTGCACATTCCCTCAGTTTTGGGAGGCAAAgccagggaaaaagaaatgcacaaCCATAAAGATCTTATTGCCAAACACCTCATCCGCCTACTTATCCACAATTCGCAGAGAAATTCAGAGGCAgacaaaactgctttttttgttctagATACACCGCAGAAATCGCTGCGGCACAACCTGCTTTCCCTCTTTCACGCCTTTCCCAAGGCAGGTTTGCTGAAGGCAGCATCTTGTTTCGTGTCCCTGCCGCCACAAAGCAGTCTGGTCTCCTGCTGGGTCCAAACAGGCCGTTATTGGGCAAAATACAACATTCCTTTCCTGGCAGTTGAGCAGAGAAGGCAGCTGAGAAATAAGAAATCAGGACTCCTGAGAAATGTCCGGGTTTTCCTTGTCATCTATTCTAATGACCGTGGCACCGCAAACGGGCCAAGATTTCCAAACGTGCCCAGTGCCACTGGGGCAGTGGAAATTCTAAAACCATGAGTTTTCAGAAACTAggattgttattttttaacaagaaaGAACAACCAAAAGTTCAGCTACATTCTTTGGAAATACCCTCTAAAATAGTCATgatttatctgctttttttaaagactgatttctttcattttcccaaataggaggggaaaaaaaccccaaaatatgCAACCAAACTCCAGTGACGTTGACCTGTAGAAAGCTCTTCTAATCGCTCAGGCGTGGGAAGGAGGCACACGGTTCTGTTTTTCTAGGAATGCCAAAAGGGCGCTGGCCAACCTCCAGAGCGATGACCGACAGGTTGCTGAAACCACAGCGTAGCCCGAAAATTATCTTCGTCACCTTCTTGTCTTTGTGTACACTTGAAATAAAGAAGCAAAGCTTTTTAATTCCAGAATAACTTACACTACATGATGCATGCACGGACCAGTCATTACCGAAATAAGTGTACCAGACAAATCACAAAGTTGTAGTTTCTGGGTTTGATACTTTTGAGAGCAAATCTGCATATTCAACAATCTGTGTTTGCAGAAGGTGTCAGCACCCAGTCTGAGATCGAATTCTTACAGcttggggaaataaaaaaaaccccaacacaacaaaacaaacacacagtgTATTCTTGATCACTGGAgtcctcaccagctttgtttttctgtttcagccCCCAAAGCCGTGACAGCGAAGGCGCTAAGACGACTCTTGGAGAATGGCAACCCTCAACGCCACTCACTGGAATGAGACCACAGCCGCTTCCCAGCACCTGGGCTTCCAAGTGCAGAAAATTTACCCTTTCCACGACAACTGGAATATTGCCTGCTTTATTATTCTGATTATCTTCATCTTCACAGTAGTTTCTCTGGTGGTGCTGGCTTTCCTCTATGAACTGCtggactgctgctgctgcgtgaaaaataaaactatgaaAGATTTGGAGAATGAACCCAACCCTGTCAGGGCCATGCTAAACAGCTTCAGAAAGCGCGAAACAGAGGTGGTGTAGGAAGGACTGGGCAGTAGCGCTTGAGGAAGGTTTAACGCCTTGAACGAAGCATCCCGTACCTTATGGATGAGCAAGTCACACGTGTTTTTCTTTTGGACTTAAATACAATAGCAAAGGTTACTGATTTATCTCTGGATGTGAACTTGGATAATCAGCAAAGGCTTTCCAAGTGCTTAGCAAAAGGATGGTCTGTTGCAGTGTTATGGTGGAATAAAAgattgttgtttttaaatgaacttttcttgtttgtattGAGTTACTAGCGTAGATCTTTCTCTACCTGAATGAACAAATGTTGTCTAACATGCATAAAACTGTTGCTTAACAAAACTGCTCAACGATCCGATCAAACCCACCGCAAAGACACAGCGGTGTCCTCCCACTGAGGCGAGCCACGCGGAGGTGGGAAAGATGTATGAGGGGTGAGAAAAAATACATGAGATCCAAGCGCTGAAGGGCAAGAGAGGGGACAGGAGAGGCCTGTGTGAATTCTTGCCTTCGGCAGCTCTTCTTGTTACGGGTTCCTCGCTTTTAGAGGGTGCTGGGAGGAAAAGTAGGCCGACGTGGAATTTGTCCCTAAAACAGTCTTTCCTATCCTCCCGTGGTACGATCTGACCCCTTCTCCTGTTCCAGAGAACTTCTCTCCTCATACTTCATATTTGAGCAATTTTACCAGCTTCTGGGTGTTGAGACACAACTAACGCACTCAGACCTCTAGCTCACcaggttatttttcttccatagcTCTGTTGCATCTATTGTTTTTCAATCCTTAAAAGTTTAGCAGTTACAAGTAACAACTGTAATAACAGCGTCCAACAGCGTGGCCACGGGTAATGGTTAGTAATTCTTTCATGCTCCTGAACCCACTGAGAAACAGGTCTGTGAGAAATGTCCCATCCAGACAAGGGCTGCACATGGAACAAAGTATTTAActagaaaaaagccaaataacaTCCCTGTCATTAGGGAAACGAAACCCACTTAACCGTCAAACAGATGAGTAAGCTACGACACTGATCTCGCAGCCTGTCCATGTCAAAAACACCATTGTGCTATGGCCACTACTTGTAATTATCtcttactactttttttttttttttttaatataaactcCATAAGGTTCAGTATGCTTAAGATCCAGGTGATCTGAACACACTAAAATACTTAATTTGATTCCTGCTCTTCCTGGTTGGTGAGCTGGAGTCACAGGGTGGCCAGAGCACAGGTTAGTACCAGCGGATGGAGTCCAGGGATTCACCGGCAGAAGCCAAGTCCCTCCTGCAACCACAAAACGACACAACGCCCACTGCAACCATTTGGCTCCGATACGCTCGTTACCATTAATTTTCAACGTGCAGAGGATGCTTTAAGCTAAAAATCAAGCTACAAGCACAATTAATTGATGTCCCGAATATAAGACAATTCAGGATTCAGGCCCAGACAGATGATAATGCCTTCTGCTGTCAGGGGCATGGGGCAGATGCCTCGTTACCTTCTGCTGTATTTGACAGCGCAAGCCCCAAAAGACTGGTGTCCTGCTCAAGAGCGGCCAGCGGGACAAACCGAATTAACTAACAAGCCAAACAACACTCGCCATCGCTGCCGGTTTCTGCTGCGCCAGCTCCGGGGTCTCACGCCTTCCCAAGAAGCACACACAGCGAAAACGCTCAGGACTCATCCCAGCTGCTCGTTTCACGGGTGTCTGTAGGAAGCTGGGTGTCCGCACAAGGAACAGAAGATAAAGATCTACCCTCGCGCAGCCCAAGAGCCTCACGGCGACTCCTTCCCGCGCAGAACGTGCCAGAGAAGCGAAGCTGCGAAACAGCTCCTGGAGATTTCAGCTCTGGGTTTCTGTTGGCTAAGATCACCAAGACAAAGGTCTTGGGGTAAAGACTAAGACCTTAGCCACAACTTaatcaataaaaagaaataaatagatacagtctatttcatttatttttcacttactATTCTGAACCAAGTAAACAAGGCAGTTTCAAATTTTTTCAAAGAGCTTGTTTGAATGATTTCAAACCACTATCAGTGTAACTATTCCCACTGGAAAGCTCACAACAAATCACACCAGGCCAGATTTAGCTATACGGTCACTTGAACGTTAGCGTGACCTCAATGCCTCTCCTCCCAAAAAAGGGACAAGGGCGGGTTCTCCGAGTCACAGACCCACGGAGTGATGGAGAACCTGCAGTGCTGACACGTACCCACTTTGACAGTACTTACCATCTTGGCGGTCAAACACGACACAACTAGGACTGATCCccctcattttcatttctttgggGGAGTGGGACAGGGACCCGTCAACACCAGTTTTGACTCCGCCTCCCCAAGACTCATCTGTGGCACACGCATAACCTGACAGGCACATACTTATCTGGTGATTCCAATAAAAAGCGGGTTTTGAGGCAAAGGACTTCGATGCTGCAGCATCGCAGGGCGACTTGGGTTGCTTGAGGCTGCTTAACCCATTCGGTCGCTTGCCAACCTGAACACGTGTTCTGAACCAGCTCCTAAGAACAAGAGTGAGAAAGCTGGTCCActctccattatttttcttgcatccttgctgcttttgcagtacactctccaggggaaaacaaaaggagGCTGAAATTGTTCTGCATAAAAATGTTATAGAAATCCTGAAACCTTTCTGATACTGTCTGGAATGAAGCCAGCAGCGTAAAAGATAACACGTATTTCCTTGCAGCCACAAATTCCTATTTGTGTCAACTAATCATTTAACAGCTGCAACAGCACTTAAAGAAATTCTCAgcccacaaaaccacagaaattacACTTTCTTTatc of the Caloenas nicobarica isolate bCalNic1 chromosome 4, bCalNic1.hap1, whole genome shotgun sequence genome contains:
- the SMIM18 gene encoding small integral membrane protein 18; the encoded protein is MATLNATHWNETTAASQHLGFQVQKIYPFHDNWNIACFIILIIFIFTVVSLVVLAFLYELLDCCCCVKNKTMKDLENEPNPVRAMLNSFRKRETEVV